A genomic segment from Lignipirellula cremea encodes:
- a CDS encoding DUF3386 family protein, with the protein MCVCRELKLPAPAAETFAKAILNSIVGHRLDRRLDVGEPCAFVDEVTNHPLGRAVRVLKDGPGTNYRIRDKEVIQVNRTMGGVRYTHTILENEHNVDMKHLTVAYVADLWDAKTGALVRTDTNHQTWIRVGKFDLPEVVTRIRATPDHGLEVGTLKLSNLKLGVGLPKP; encoded by the coding sequence GTGTGCGTTTGCCGTGAGCTAAAACTGCCAGCTCCGGCCGCAGAGACGTTTGCCAAGGCAATCCTGAATTCTATCGTCGGGCACCGGCTCGACCGGCGTCTGGACGTCGGTGAGCCGTGCGCTTTTGTCGATGAAGTCACTAATCACCCTCTTGGCCGAGCTGTGCGTGTACTAAAGGACGGCCCGGGTACGAACTACCGAATTCGTGATAAGGAGGTCATCCAAGTCAACCGGACTATGGGGGGCGTTCGTTACACTCACACCATTCTCGAGAACGAACATAATGTCGATATGAAGCATTTGACGGTTGCCTACGTCGCAGACTTGTGGGACGCGAAAACCGGTGCGCTTGTTCGTACGGACACGAATCACCAAACATGGATACGCGTCGGCAAATTCGACCTTCCGGAAGTGGTCACGAGAATCAGGGCCACCCCGGATCATGGACTTGAAGTCGGCACTTTGAAACTTTCCAATCTTAAATTGGGTGTCGGATTGCCCAAACCATAG
- a CDS encoding alpha-ketoglutarate-dependent dioxygenase AlkB codes for MASPIEENLAFFMPGFLSNTQELFERLSADVAWDDRIRARRVASFGVPYNYSGIVWPEAPMPEVLAPVVASVAAAVQYEPNNCLANYYPDGDSTMGYHADSVVELEANTGIAIVSLGAARSISFHRKTDRSEVHQLLLCSGSLLHMTAAMQSSWRHAVLRSEHEKAGRISLTFRRIKRTEPAAAPDGDGD; via the coding sequence GTGGCATCGCCCATCGAGGAAAACCTGGCGTTCTTTATGCCTGGCTTTCTCTCCAACACTCAGGAACTCTTCGAGCGTCTCTCGGCCGATGTCGCCTGGGACGACAGAATCCGCGCCCGCAGGGTCGCGAGCTTCGGCGTGCCGTACAACTATTCAGGCATCGTGTGGCCTGAGGCTCCAATGCCGGAGGTTCTGGCGCCGGTCGTTGCGTCGGTCGCGGCGGCGGTTCAATACGAGCCGAACAATTGCCTGGCCAACTATTACCCGGATGGCGATTCAACGATGGGTTACCATGCGGACTCCGTGGTCGAGTTGGAGGCGAACACCGGCATCGCCATCGTGTCGCTTGGCGCAGCCCGCTCCATCTCATTCCACCGCAAAACCGATCGGTCGGAGGTCCACCAGTTACTCTTGTGCAGCGGGTCGCTGTTGCACATGACCGCCGCCATGCAGTCCAGCTGGCGGCACGCGGTATTGCGGTCGGAGCACGAGAAGGCGGGGCGCATCAGTCTCACCTTCCGCCGTATCAAACGCACCGAACCCGCCGCGGCGCCTGACGGCGACGGCGATTGA
- a CDS encoding sigma-54-dependent transcriptional regulator encodes MDETTPAATAADSADLPAGPPARILIVDNDRDHAEAIQETLDRAGYDTTLADSGPRGAKKIADDTYDLVITDLVMNDIDGMEILARARSLQTNCEVIVVTGHASVAIAVEAMQHGAYTFLEKPIATKQLRAVVAKAADKVRLKAEVLALNQRLDERYGFENIVSVSEKMTAVIDQVKRFADKDIGVLITGPTGAGKDLIAEAIHQNSPRKNKPFVALNCGAISSHLVESELFGHVKGAFTDAHADRVGKFEYANGGTLFLDEIGDMPLVTQIKLLRVLEEREITRIGANKPIKVNVRVLSATNVDLKKAIEENKFRKDLYYRLKGVSVDLPPLNDRRSDILPLAQRFSKLAAQTYDKTIRGISREVYDRLFSFDWDGNVRQLKSVVDAMVVLDDDGELNLDDLPPELADAPFETPVLEEGGDFLIGKTMDEIEAWAISETLKRSQGNREEAARILKIGARTLYRKLDKYRDEFPQYDLQ; translated from the coding sequence ATGGATGAAACCACACCAGCCGCGACCGCCGCCGATTCTGCCGACCTTCCCGCCGGTCCGCCTGCGCGGATTTTGATTGTCGACAATGATCGCGATCACGCCGAGGCCATCCAGGAAACGCTCGATCGCGCTGGATACGATACCACGCTGGCGGATTCGGGTCCCCGGGGGGCCAAAAAGATTGCCGACGACACCTACGATCTGGTCATCACCGATCTCGTGATGAACGATATCGATGGCATGGAGATCCTCGCCCGGGCGCGGAGCCTGCAGACCAATTGCGAAGTGATTGTCGTGACGGGCCATGCTTCCGTCGCCATCGCGGTCGAAGCAATGCAGCACGGGGCGTATACCTTCCTGGAAAAGCCGATCGCCACCAAACAGCTGCGGGCGGTCGTCGCCAAAGCGGCTGACAAAGTGCGGCTCAAAGCCGAAGTGCTGGCCCTCAACCAGCGGCTGGATGAACGCTACGGTTTTGAAAACATCGTCAGCGTCAGTGAAAAAATGACGGCCGTCATTGATCAGGTCAAACGTTTTGCCGACAAGGATATTGGCGTGTTGATCACCGGCCCGACCGGCGCCGGCAAGGACCTGATCGCCGAGGCCATTCACCAGAACAGCCCCCGCAAGAACAAGCCGTTCGTCGCCCTCAACTGCGGCGCCATCAGTTCCCATCTGGTGGAAAGCGAGCTGTTTGGCCACGTCAAAGGCGCCTTCACCGACGCCCATGCTGATCGCGTGGGAAAGTTTGAATACGCTAACGGCGGCACACTGTTCCTTGACGAAATTGGCGATATGCCGCTCGTCACGCAGATCAAACTATTACGTGTGCTGGAAGAACGGGAGATCACCCGGATCGGCGCCAACAAGCCGATCAAGGTGAATGTCCGCGTGCTCTCGGCGACCAATGTCGACCTGAAGAAAGCAATCGAAGAGAACAAATTCCGCAAGGACCTGTACTACCGGCTCAAGGGAGTCAGCGTCGATCTGCCGCCGCTCAACGATCGCCGCAGCGACATCCTGCCGCTGGCCCAGCGGTTCAGCAAGCTGGCCGCGCAAACGTACGATAAAACAATCAGGGGAATCAGCCGCGAGGTTTACGACCGGCTGTTCTCGTTCGACTGGGACGGCAACGTACGCCAGCTCAAGAGCGTCGTCGACGCGATGGTCGTGCTGGACGACGACGGCGAACTTAATCTGGACGACCTCCCGCCCGAACTGGCCGACGCCCCGTTTGAAACTCCCGTGCTGGAAGAAGGGGGCGATTTCCTCATCGGCAAAACGATGGACGAAATCGAAGCCTGGGCCATTTCGGAAACGCTCAAGCGATCGCAAGGGAACCGGGAAGAAGCGGCCCGTATTCTTAAAATTGGCGCCCGAACGCTCTACCGCAAGCTCGACAAGTACCGGGACGAATTCCCCCAGTACGACCTGCAGTAA
- a CDS encoding sugar phosphate isomerase/epimerase family protein, translating to MSSSNRREFLQLSAGLAAGAAALSLAPRAVQAAEAKPLFKLSLAEWSLHKSIRAGKVDPLDFAKITKQEFGIDAVEYVNQFFADKAQDMAYLKEMKTRAADQGVSSQIIMIDREGKLGDPNEAERTKSVENHYKWVEAAKFLGCHAIRVNAASAGEYDEQLKLAADGLRRLSEFAARHDMSVIVENHGGLSSNGKWLAAVIEKVDLKNCGTLPDFGNFGDYDRYQGVTELMPYAKAVSAKSHDFDAAGNETKTDYLKMMKIVLDAGYHGYVGIEYEGSKIDEFAGILATKKLLDRVRDELAG from the coding sequence ATGTCATCATCGAACCGACGTGAATTTCTGCAGCTCTCAGCCGGCCTGGCTGCGGGCGCCGCCGCCCTGTCGTTGGCCCCGCGCGCCGTGCAGGCGGCCGAAGCAAAGCCGCTGTTCAAGCTGTCGCTGGCCGAATGGTCGTTGCACAAATCGATCCGCGCCGGCAAGGTGGACCCCCTGGACTTCGCCAAGATTACGAAGCAGGAATTCGGCATCGATGCGGTCGAATACGTCAACCAGTTCTTCGCCGACAAGGCCCAGGACATGGCGTACCTGAAAGAAATGAAAACGCGCGCCGCCGACCAGGGCGTTTCCAGCCAGATCATCATGATTGACCGCGAAGGGAAACTGGGCGACCCGAACGAAGCCGAACGCACCAAATCGGTCGAGAACCACTATAAGTGGGTCGAAGCGGCCAAATTCCTCGGCTGCCATGCGATCCGCGTCAACGCCGCTTCAGCCGGCGAGTACGACGAGCAGCTGAAACTGGCCGCCGACGGCCTGCGTCGCCTGAGCGAATTCGCCGCCAGGCACGACATGAGCGTGATCGTCGAGAACCATGGCGGGCTCTCCTCCAACGGCAAATGGCTGGCCGCCGTGATCGAGAAAGTCGACCTGAAGAATTGCGGCACGCTGCCCGACTTCGGCAACTTTGGCGACTACGACCGCTACCAGGGCGTAACCGAACTGATGCCGTACGCCAAAGCCGTCAGCGCCAAAAGCCACGACTTCGACGCCGCAGGGAACGAGACGAAAACCGACTACCTGAAAATGATGAAAATCGTGCTCGACGCTGGCTACCACGGCTATGTCGGGATCGAATACGAAGGCAGCAAGATCGACGAGTTCGCCGGCATCCTCGCCACCAAAAAGCTGCTTGATCGCGTCCGCGACGAACTGGCTGGCTAA
- a CDS encoding ISAs1 family transposase, with protein sequence MMTEIQFDNVDSILTSFGELTDPRSHINRLHLFGDLLVISIMAVIAGADGPQAIGIWAKHHQTWLKKHLVLPHGVPSHDTFGRLLGLLKPAAFQKCFEAWIRSIAPLDKETDLNQIAIDGKVLKRSHDRKRKLGPLWLVSAWSVDRSLSLGQLATDEKSNEITAIPELLENIEVQGAVVTIDAAGCQREIARKIIDGHGDYLLALKGNQGKLYEAVTDYILLHMENDFADIPARRFTETLHGHGRVDEITYYQMPVPKDLVNREKWPGLKTIGVAIRQSESGSKTSSDARFYIGSIALGVKKFARYVRGHWAIENTLHWCLDVTFREDENRVRERTTADNLAWLKRFALSMLKQQDDKYSIAMRRRVAGWDLDYLAKILGIPVL encoded by the coding sequence ATGATGACAGAAATTCAGTTCGATAATGTCGACTCGATCCTGACAAGTTTCGGCGAACTCACCGACCCCCGTTCGCATATCAACAGGCTCCATCTCTTCGGCGATCTGCTGGTCATTTCGATCATGGCAGTCATCGCTGGCGCGGATGGGCCGCAGGCGATCGGAATCTGGGCGAAGCACCATCAAACCTGGTTGAAAAAACACCTGGTGTTGCCCCATGGCGTCCCCTCGCACGACACGTTCGGACGCCTGCTTGGCCTGCTGAAACCGGCGGCCTTTCAGAAGTGTTTTGAAGCCTGGATTCGGTCGATCGCGCCGCTTGATAAAGAGACCGACTTGAATCAAATTGCGATCGACGGCAAGGTCCTCAAGCGTAGCCACGATCGCAAACGCAAGCTGGGGCCGTTGTGGCTTGTCAGCGCCTGGTCGGTCGATCGTTCGCTCAGTCTGGGACAGCTGGCCACGGACGAAAAATCGAACGAAATCACGGCGATTCCCGAGCTTTTGGAGAATATCGAGGTCCAGGGAGCTGTGGTCACCATCGACGCCGCCGGCTGTCAACGCGAGATCGCCAGGAAGATCATCGACGGCCACGGCGACTACCTTCTGGCGCTCAAGGGGAATCAAGGAAAACTTTACGAAGCGGTGACAGACTACATCCTCCTGCACATGGAAAACGACTTCGCAGATATCCCGGCAAGACGCTTCACGGAAACGCTCCACGGCCACGGACGCGTCGACGAAATCACCTACTATCAGATGCCTGTTCCGAAGGATCTGGTGAACCGGGAAAAGTGGCCGGGATTGAAAACGATTGGCGTCGCGATTCGGCAAAGCGAGAGCGGTTCGAAGACTTCGAGTGATGCTCGCTTCTACATCGGCTCGATCGCCCTGGGGGTCAAGAAATTCGCCCGTTATGTGCGTGGCCATTGGGCGATCGAGAATACGCTTCACTGGTGCCTGGATGTGACGTTTCGTGAGGACGAAAATCGGGTGCGTGAGCGGACGACCGCGGACAATCTGGCGTGGCTGAAACGCTTCGCCCTGAGCATGCTCAAGCAGCAAGATGACAAGTACAGCATCGCCATGCGTCGCCGCGTCGCCGGCTGGGACCTCGACTACCTCGCCAAAATCCTCGGAATTCCCGTACTATAG
- a CDS encoding HSP90 family protein codes for MNNPSDKHRFQVDLRGLIDLLSHHLYSSPAVFVRELLQNAVDAIAARRQLDPAHRGVISVELIASEDAPTLIVHDNGVGLTAEEAHEFLATIGRSSKRGDTVLRPEDFLGRFGIGLLSGFLVTDEIVVITRSARSADQPTVEWRGGSDGQYSVRNIENDADPGTQVFLRGKPGALELFEPGRLSGLLRHYGEYLDTAIEFTTGDSTHTINRPAPWETDFADAHELERLVAEGETIFGRKMWDAIPLESSAGDVQGVAYVLGEATHAGAKHAHRVYLKKMLLSTRTENLLPDWAFFVQCVVNTRSLQPTASREGFYENDLLESARDQLGDCLRRYLMQIARGQPERLQHLISVHHLALKSLAIEDDECLAVFADWLPFSTTQGEMTFGEFRRQNPVVRYVRSLDQFRQISQVAASESLAVINAGYVYDAQILERIAAVRTDIQVLPFEVEELAERFEELTLAEREATIAFERTADIAMQRFKCAVELSKFRPAELPALFVTNENADFLRSVEQSQEVADDLWKGMLGSLAQETPTAYSRLHLNYTNPVVRKIAGLADRRAQQRCVEMLYVQSLLLGHFPLRQNEVQLLNSGLLGLLDWALDLSGENKPSGENDD; via the coding sequence ATGAATAATCCTTCGGACAAGCACCGTTTTCAAGTCGATTTGCGCGGCCTGATCGATCTGCTGTCGCATCATCTTTACAGTAGCCCTGCGGTCTTTGTGCGCGAACTCTTGCAGAATGCGGTTGACGCAATTGCCGCGCGGCGCCAGTTGGATCCGGCCCATCGCGGCGTGATTTCGGTGGAACTGATCGCCAGCGAGGACGCCCCGACGCTGATCGTGCATGACAATGGCGTTGGCCTGACTGCGGAGGAGGCTCATGAGTTTTTGGCGACGATCGGGCGCTCTTCCAAACGGGGCGATACCGTGCTGCGACCCGAGGACTTTTTAGGGCGGTTTGGCATTGGCCTCCTCAGTGGATTCCTGGTTACCGACGAGATCGTGGTGATTACGCGTTCCGCCCGTTCCGCTGATCAGCCGACCGTCGAATGGCGGGGCGGCAGCGATGGCCAGTATAGCGTGCGCAATATCGAGAACGACGCCGACCCCGGAACCCAGGTGTTTCTGCGCGGGAAGCCTGGCGCCTTGGAACTGTTTGAACCGGGACGTCTGTCCGGTTTGTTGCGCCACTATGGCGAATACCTGGACACCGCCATTGAGTTCACCACAGGCGATTCTACTCATACAATCAATCGGCCGGCGCCGTGGGAAACGGACTTCGCCGACGCCCATGAATTAGAGCGTCTGGTCGCCGAGGGGGAAACGATCTTTGGCCGCAAAATGTGGGACGCCATCCCGCTGGAATCTTCTGCTGGCGACGTGCAGGGGGTCGCTTATGTGCTGGGCGAAGCAACCCATGCCGGGGCGAAGCACGCGCATCGGGTGTATCTCAAAAAGATGCTGCTCTCCACGCGGACCGAAAACCTGCTGCCGGACTGGGCTTTTTTTGTCCAATGCGTGGTGAATACGCGCTCTCTGCAGCCGACTGCTTCTCGCGAAGGCTTTTATGAAAATGACCTGTTAGAGAGCGCACGCGACCAGTTGGGCGATTGCCTGCGACGCTACCTGATGCAGATCGCCCGGGGCCAACCGGAGCGGCTGCAGCATTTGATTTCCGTGCACCACCTGGCGCTTAAATCGCTGGCGATTGAAGATGATGAGTGCCTGGCGGTCTTCGCCGATTGGCTCCCTTTCTCGACCACGCAGGGAGAGATGACCTTTGGCGAATTTCGGCGGCAGAACCCGGTGGTACGCTATGTGCGATCGCTTGACCAGTTCCGCCAGATCTCGCAAGTCGCCGCTTCGGAATCGCTTGCGGTTATCAACGCGGGCTATGTTTATGACGCGCAAATCCTGGAACGCATCGCGGCCGTGCGAACCGATATTCAAGTGCTGCCGTTTGAAGTGGAGGAACTGGCGGAACGCTTTGAGGAACTCACTCTCGCCGAGCGGGAGGCGACGATCGCCTTTGAGCGAACCGCCGACATCGCGATGCAACGTTTCAAGTGTGCGGTGGAACTGTCAAAGTTCCGTCCGGCGGAATTGCCAGCCCTTTTTGTCACCAACGAGAACGCCGACTTCCTCCGCTCGGTTGAGCAATCGCAGGAAGTCGCCGACGATCTGTGGAAGGGGATGCTCGGCTCGCTCGCCCAGGAGACGCCCACGGCCTATTCTCGCCTGCATTTGAACTATACCAACCCCGTAGTGCGAAAGATCGCCGGTCTGGCGGATCGCCGGGCTCAGCAGCGCTGTGTGGAAATGCTGTATGTCCAATCGCTCCTGCTGGGGCACTTTCCGCTACGACAGAACGAAGTGCAATTGCTCAACAGCGGGTTGCTCGGCCTGCTCGACTGGGCTCTTGATCTTTCCGGAGAGAACAAACCATCAGGAGAGAACGATGACTAA
- a CDS encoding DUF1592 domain-containing protein produces the protein MICSFDKRPRILLVVGVLLLLSGRPLRGDDFARVAAPAAVSQFFTRYCVDCHSGTKPSAALSIDTSALSLDGLPSLQQWTRVHDKLADEKMPPEDAEQPTPAERDAVLRWLDGELAAASAHFQQSEGRVLIRRMNRTEYENTLHDLLSITAPVQELLPEDNFVAGFDTISTGLGISSTHLVRYQEAAEVALQAALPGRPIKPLKDRMTGREFLDRRPKPNREGTLPYIKFDEDSLVAPCELTKHMSAHTSAAPLSGRYRFRAQVRTYKADKVVSVLCGRISSDRFAHARLEHILYVKDIPPNQPQILEFEADLPEREQVYLSTWNWDALPSMQNYKMELDGRPPESLDGPAFIVDWIELEGPLHHNVGYQRLLGDLQQIPFRFVEDHQAGKPITVDWTKWHPNEFSKPAHALTPLTDDPRGDSERLMRAFLPRAFRRPVPPALADYYVQLVHAELDKGERFKDALRTGYKAVLCSPYFLFLVEKPGPLDDYALASRLSYFLWKSMPDETLLAAAARGELHRPEVLRAQTERMLNDPRGQRFARDFVGQWLDMRLVHAMKPDPIYAEYDDQLAWSMPIETEQFFAEVLARDLPVTSFLDSDWTMLNARLAQHYGIDGVEGLDFRKVKLPADSHRGGVITHASVLKVTTNATYTSPVKRGAWVLERILGTPPSPPPPDVEAIEPDIRGAVTIREQLEQHKSVAVCASCHVHIDPPGFALENFDVVGGWRDFYRVKKSSPVTKYVELANYPGRKVWQAREVEASSTTASGETFQNIDEYKQLALADRDQLARNLAEKLLVYGTGATLQYADRAAVEEIVAAAREKNYGFRSLLHAVIQSGPFQIK, from the coding sequence ATGATCTGCTCGTTTGATAAACGTCCTCGTATTCTGCTGGTTGTCGGTGTTCTCCTGTTGCTGTCGGGACGGCCGCTTCGAGGAGACGACTTTGCCCGGGTTGCGGCGCCGGCTGCGGTCTCGCAGTTCTTTACGCGGTACTGTGTCGACTGCCACTCCGGCACCAAACCGAGCGCGGCGTTATCCATTGATACATCGGCGCTGTCGTTGGATGGGCTGCCGTCGCTGCAGCAATGGACCCGCGTGCATGACAAACTGGCGGACGAAAAGATGCCGCCGGAAGACGCCGAACAGCCGACACCGGCTGAACGGGACGCCGTCCTCCGCTGGCTCGATGGCGAGCTTGCAGCCGCATCAGCCCACTTCCAGCAGTCCGAAGGTCGGGTGTTGATTCGGCGGATGAACCGCACCGAATACGAAAACACCCTGCACGATCTGCTGAGTATCACCGCGCCCGTCCAGGAGTTGCTGCCGGAAGATAACTTCGTCGCCGGATTCGACACCATCAGCACCGGGCTGGGCATCTCCTCCACGCATCTGGTCCGATACCAGGAGGCGGCCGAGGTCGCCCTCCAGGCGGCCCTGCCGGGGCGACCGATCAAACCGCTGAAAGACCGCATGACAGGGCGGGAGTTTCTCGACCGTCGGCCCAAGCCGAACCGGGAAGGAACGCTGCCTTATATCAAATTCGACGAGGATTCGCTCGTAGCGCCGTGTGAGCTGACCAAGCATATGTCGGCCCACACCAGTGCGGCGCCTTTATCCGGCCGCTATCGATTCAGGGCGCAAGTGCGCACGTATAAGGCGGACAAGGTCGTCAGCGTGTTGTGCGGCAGAATCTCCTCGGACCGCTTTGCCCATGCGCGGCTGGAACACATCCTGTACGTGAAAGACATCCCTCCAAACCAGCCGCAGATCCTGGAATTTGAAGCGGACTTGCCGGAGCGGGAGCAGGTTTATCTTTCGACTTGGAACTGGGACGCGCTGCCCAGCATGCAGAACTACAAAATGGAGCTGGACGGACGACCGCCGGAAAGCCTGGATGGCCCCGCGTTCATCGTCGACTGGATCGAGCTGGAAGGCCCGCTTCACCACAACGTCGGGTACCAGCGATTGCTGGGCGATCTGCAGCAGATTCCCTTCCGCTTTGTGGAAGACCACCAGGCCGGCAAGCCGATCACGGTCGACTGGACGAAGTGGCATCCCAACGAGTTCAGCAAGCCGGCCCACGCCTTGACGCCGCTGACCGACGATCCCCGCGGCGACTCCGAACGCTTGATGCGGGCCTTCTTGCCGCGCGCCTTTCGTCGGCCCGTTCCGCCTGCCCTGGCAGATTACTACGTGCAGTTGGTGCATGCGGAGCTCGACAAGGGAGAGCGGTTCAAGGATGCGTTGCGAACCGGCTACAAAGCCGTGCTCTGTTCACCGTACTTTCTGTTCCTGGTCGAGAAACCGGGCCCGCTGGATGACTATGCACTGGCGTCGCGACTTTCGTATTTCCTCTGGAAATCGATGCCCGACGAGACATTGCTGGCGGCGGCTGCCCGGGGTGAACTGCATCGTCCCGAGGTGCTCAGGGCGCAGACGGAACGGATGCTGAACGATCCACGCGGCCAGCGGTTTGCGAGAGACTTTGTCGGCCAGTGGCTGGACATGCGGCTGGTGCATGCGATGAAGCCGGACCCCATCTATGCCGAGTACGATGACCAGCTGGCCTGGTCGATGCCGATCGAAACGGAGCAATTTTTTGCGGAGGTGTTAGCGCGCGACCTGCCGGTGACGTCCTTTCTGGATTCCGACTGGACGATGCTCAATGCGCGCCTGGCCCAGCATTATGGAATCGACGGCGTGGAAGGGCTCGATTTTCGGAAGGTGAAACTGCCGGCCGACAGCCATCGGGGCGGAGTGATTACGCATGCGAGCGTGCTGAAGGTGACGACCAACGCCACGTACACGTCGCCTGTAAAGCGGGGAGCCTGGGTGCTGGAGCGAATCCTGGGGACGCCGCCTTCGCCGCCCCCGCCGGATGTGGAAGCGATCGAGCCCGACATCCGCGGCGCCGTGACCATTCGCGAACAACTGGAGCAGCACAAGTCGGTCGCCGTGTGCGCGTCGTGCCATGTGCACATTGATCCGCCCGGCTTTGCGCTGGAGAACTTCGATGTGGTCGGCGGCTGGCGGGATTTCTATCGGGTGAAAAAATCGTCGCCCGTGACAAAGTATGTCGAGCTGGCCAACTATCCTGGCCGCAAGGTCTGGCAAGCCCGCGAAGTCGAAGCCAGCTCGACTACTGCCTCCGGCGAGACGTTCCAGAACATCGACGAATACAAGCAGCTGGCCCTGGCCGATCGCGACCAGCTGGCGAGAAACCTGGCCGAGAAGCTTCTGGTCTACGGCACTGGCGCCACGCTGCAGTACGCCGACCGGGCAGCGGTGGAAGAGATTGTCGCCGCCGCCCGGGAGAAGAATTATGGCTTCCGTTCGTTACTGCACGCCGTGATTCAAAGCGGCCCGTTCCAGATCAAGTAG
- a CDS encoding tagaturonate epimerase family protein, translating into MKEAKPPEPLGLAPTFGFGDRLGLATTGHLEALRAHGGKILPIFAQQSMRELSRTQRKPSDVVDDAFAALSSAGYDGRWGADADHLKSQEDINATAGAGFVFFTLDPSEHVDPLADSCPPDQLEARYHDLQGDVNWTEEYVGRTIEVPEGPVIHFDRNTVLQAAIKYGRAIAHAIKLGAHLDRVMSKRSRAYEIELSLDETPTPTTLVEHFIIAEQCLAGRVKMVSLAPRFLGEFEPGVDFRGDVRQLAASLTDHAAIARYLGPYKLSLHSGSDKFTIYRKFAQATRGMFHVKTSGASYLEALRVAARCDRRLFRRIVEFSRQRFDKDRDTYNVSARLQKAPTPAAINDDAVLERQYLDQNDGRQILHVTFGSVLTETDLGRALRDVLVAHPDTHREVLAQRFGRHLKELCKGMA; encoded by the coding sequence ATGAAGGAAGCAAAGCCGCCTGAGCCCCTGGGTCTGGCTCCGACGTTCGGGTTCGGCGACCGCCTTGGCCTGGCGACGACGGGACATTTGGAAGCGCTCCGCGCTCATGGCGGGAAGATCCTGCCGATCTTTGCCCAGCAGTCGATGCGCGAGCTCAGCCGCACGCAGCGCAAACCGTCGGATGTTGTCGACGATGCTTTTGCCGCATTATCCAGCGCCGGGTATGACGGCCGCTGGGGAGCCGACGCCGACCACCTGAAGTCGCAGGAAGATATCAACGCCACAGCCGGCGCCGGCTTTGTGTTCTTTACGCTTGATCCGTCCGAGCATGTTGATCCCCTGGCGGATAGTTGCCCGCCGGATCAGCTTGAAGCCAGGTACCACGACCTGCAGGGCGATGTGAACTGGACCGAGGAATACGTCGGCCGCACCATCGAAGTGCCGGAAGGGCCCGTCATTCATTTCGACCGCAACACGGTGCTGCAGGCCGCGATCAAGTACGGCAGGGCGATTGCCCATGCGATCAAGCTGGGGGCCCATCTGGATCGGGTGATGAGCAAGCGTTCCCGCGCTTATGAGATTGAGCTGAGCCTCGACGAAACGCCTACGCCGACGACCCTCGTCGAGCATTTTATTATCGCCGAGCAGTGCCTGGCCGGTCGAGTCAAAATGGTCAGTCTGGCGCCGCGGTTTCTAGGCGAGTTTGAGCCGGGCGTCGACTTTCGCGGGGACGTCCGGCAGTTGGCCGCCTCGCTGACCGATCACGCGGCCATCGCCCGGTATCTGGGGCCTTACAAGCTGAGCCTGCATTCCGGATCGGACAAGTTCACCATCTACCGGAAGTTCGCCCAGGCGACCCGCGGCATGTTCCATGTGAAAACCTCCGGGGCCAGCTACCTGGAAGCATTACGCGTGGCGGCCCGTTGTGATCGACGCCTGTTCCGGCGGATCGTCGAGTTTTCCCGCCAGCGGTTCGACAAGGATCGCGATACCTACAACGTATCGGCGCGACTGCAAAAGGCGCCAACGCCGGCGGCGATCAACGACGACGCGGTGCTGGAACGGCAGTACCTGGATCAGAACGACGGTCGGCAGATCCTGCACGTAACGTTCGGCTCCGTCCTGACGGAAACCGACCTCGGCCGTGCCCTGCGGGATGTGCTGGTCGCCCACCCGGACACCCATCGCGAGGTGCTGGCCCAGCGATTCGGCCGGCACCTGAAAGAGCTGTGTAAAGGGATGGCGTAG